The sequence below is a genomic window from Betaproteobacteria bacterium.
CCGAGGGACTTGGCGTGGCGCAGGGCGGCCAGCGTGTCGGCGGTTTCGCCGGATTGGGAAATGGCGACCACCAGCTGATCCGCGTCGGGCACCGAGTCGCGGTAGCGGTACTCGCTGGCGATTTCCACCGTGCAGGGCACGCCCGAGATGGCTTCCAGCCAGTAGCGGGCGGTGAGTCCCGAGTGGTAGCTGGTGCCGCAAGCCAGGATCAGGATGGAGCGGGCGCCGGCCATCACGTCGGCCGCCTCGGCGCCGAAGATGCCCGGCTGGATGCTCTTGCTGCCGCCGACCATTTCCAGGGTGTTGGCCAGGGCGTCGGGCTGCTCGAAGATTTCCTTCTGCATGTAATGGCGGAACTTGCCCAGTTCGACGGCGTCGGCCGAAAGCTGGGAAACCGTCACCGGCCGATCCACCGGCTGACCGCCGGCCTGGACGATGCGCACCGATTCCGGGGTCAGTTCGGCGATGTCGCCATTTTCCAGATAGACCATGTTGCGGGTGACCTGGAGCAGGGCCGAGGCGTCGGAAGCGGCGTAGTTGCCGCCCTCGCTGCGCCCGAGCAGCAGGGGAGAACCCTCCCGCGCGACGACCACCTTGCCCGGCTGACGGCGGTCGATGACGGCGATGGCGTAGGCCCCCACCAGACGGGACGTGGCCTGCTGCACGGCCTTGAAGAGGTCCGGTTCGCGCTTCAGGGTTTCCTCGACCAGGTGGGCGATGCTCTCGGTGTCGGTGTCCGAGGTGAAGGCGTAGCCCTTGGCGGCCAGTTCCTCGCGCAGCGCTTCGTAATTCTCGATGATGCCGTTATGCACCACGGCGATGTGGCCCGAGACGTGGGGGTGGGCATTGCGTTCGCTGGGGGCGCCGTGGGTCGCCCAGCGGGTGTGGGCAATGCCGGTGGCCGAATGGGTGGCCGCCGACAGGGATTCGAGTTCCGCCACCCGGCCCACGGATCGGATCCGGTCGATGCCGCTGGCGCCGATGACCGCCAGGCCGGCGGAATCGTAGCCCCGGTACTCGAGCTTCTTCAGGCCCTCGATGAGGACGGGAACGATATTGTTGCCGGCTGCTGCCGCGACGATGCCGCACATAGGGGATCCTTATACCTTGTAGTAATCGCGATACCAGGCGATGAAGCGCCCCACCCCTTCCTTGACCGAGGTGGCCGGCGCGAAGCCGACCCATTGGTCGAGGAGTGCCGTGTCGGCGTAGGTGGCCGGCACGTCGCCGTCCTGGAGAGGGAGAAGATTCTTTTCGGCGGTGCGTCCCAGGGCTTCTTCGATGGCGCCGATGAAGTCCATGAGGGGCACGGGATTGTGGTTGCCGATGTTGAAAACCCGATAGGGCACGTTGCTGGTGGCCGGGTCGGCCTCGTCGGACACGTAGGCCGGGTTGGCTTCGGCGATGCGGTCGGTCACCCGGATGACCCCTTCTACGATGTCGTCCACGTAGGTGAAGTCGCGCTGCATCTTGCCGTAGTTGAAGACATCGATGGGACGCCCTTCCAGGATGGCCTTGGTGAACAGGAAAAGCGCCATGTCGGGCCGCCCCCAGGGGCCGTAGACGGTGAAGAAGCGCAGGCCGGTGGTGGGCAGTCCGTAGAGATGGCTGTAGGTATGGGCCATCAGTTCGTTGGCCTTCTTGGTGGCGGCGTAGAGGCTGACCGGATGATCGACGCTGTCGTGCTCCGAGAAGGGCATGCGGGTGTTGCCCCCATAGACGCTGGAACTGGAGGCATAGACCAGATGCTTGACCGCGTTGTGGCGGCAGCCTTCGAGGATATTCACGAAGCCCACGATATTGCTATCCACGTAGGCGTGGGGATTCTGGAGGGAGTAGCGCACCCCGGCCTGGGCGGCGAGATGGATCACCTTGTCGAACTTTTCCTCGGCGAAGAGCTTTTCCATTCCCGGCCGATCGGCGACGTCCAGTTTCACGAAGCGGAACCCGGGCTGGCCGGTCAGGCGCTTCAGGCGGTTTTCCTTGAGGCTGACCTCGTAGTAGTCGTTGAGATTGTCGAGGCCGACCACTTCGTCGCCCCGGGCCAGCAGGCGCAGGGAGGTGGTCATGCCGATAAAGCCGGCCGCGCCGGTGACGAGGATTTTCATGAATTGAACCTATGGGAAGGGATGCTCATTTTACCGCAGCGCAGCATTGTCCCCGCGACTGCCCCCACCCGGTAGCGGGGAGCAGGAATGGTGAGCCGAAGGGTTTCGCAGGCCGGGGACATTTATAATCTGCGCTTCGCAAGATTTTCGGACCCGCCATTTTATTCGCCGATGAATATCCTGTTGGTGAAAACTTCCTCACTCGGCGACGTGATCCACAACCTGCCGGTGGTCAGCGATCTCCTGCGTCGCCTGCCGGACCCGGTGATCGACTGGTGCGTCGAAGAGAGCTTCGCCGGCATCCCGCGCCTCCATCCCGGCGTGAGACGCATCATTCCCGTGGCGGTGCGGCGCTGGCGCAAGACCCCTTTCTCCCCGGCAACGTGGCGGGAAATCCGGGCCTTCCGGGAACGCCTGCGTTCCGGTGCCTACGACGTGGTCCTCGACACCCAGGGGCTCATCAAGAGCGCCCTCATCGCGCGCCAGGCCCGCGGTCCGGTGTGCGGCTATTGCGCTGAAGCGGCCCGGGAACCCCTCGCCGCGCGGTTTTACGACGAGACCTTCGCCATCCCCAAATCCGCCCATGCCGTGGATCGCAACCGCTGGCTTGCTGCGGCGGCCTTCGATTACCCCGGCGACCTGCCCCTGGATTACGGCCTCAGACCGCCCCCCTTCGCCGCCGATTGGCTGCCCCCGGGCCCCTATGCCGTGCTCCTCACCGCCACCAGCCGCGACGACAAGCTGTGGGATGAAGCCAGTTGGAAGCTCCTCGGCCACGAACTGGCTTTCCGGGGCCTGCGGGCCGTCCTGCCGGCCGGGAACACCGTCGAACGGGAACGGGCCGCGCGGCTGGCATCGGGGATCCCCGATGCCGTGGCAGCGCCTTCCCTGGGGCTCGACGCCCTGGCCGGGCTGCTTGCCGGTGCCCGGCTGTGCGTCGGCGTGGATACGGGCCTGACCCATCTGGCGGCGGCGGTGGCCGTGCCCACCGTGGCGCTGTACACGGCCACCGCGCCGGAACTGACCGGCGTGGTCGGAACTGCCTTCTTCCGCAACCTCGGCGGCCCCCGCCTCCGGCCGACGGCCCAGACGGTGATCGACACCCTGGCACCGGTGCTGGCTTGACGGCCATGGGCCGACCTCCGGCAGCGGCGCCCTCGCGATGAAGCCAATAGCGTCGGCAGCCGCCGCCCTCGCCCCCAGCCCCGTTCCCGCGACAGGGTGGCGCGCAGGGGCGGACACAGCCGTACTGCTTCCTTGATGGCACGCCTCGTCTGCCTCCTGCTCTGGCTGGCTTCGCCCCTGGTCTGGCTGAGGCTGCTGTGGCGCAGCCGGCGGCAGCCCGAGTACCGGCTTGCCGTCGGCGAGCGTTGGGGCTTCTATCCCCGCCGGGGGGAACGCCCGCTTCTCTGGGTCCACGCCGTGTCGGTGGGGGAGACCCGTGCCGCCCAGCCCCTGGTGGAGGCCCTGCTGGCCGCCCATCCGGACCACGACCTCCTTCTCACCGCCATGACCCCCACCGGACGGGCGACCGGACGTGAGTTGTTCGGCGACCGGGTGCTGCAGGCCTTTCTGCCCTACGACTATCCGGGCGCCGTGCGCCGCTTCCTGAAGCACTACTCGCCCCGACTGGGCATCCTCATGGAAACGGAAATCTGGCCCAACCTCCTGGCCGAGGCCCACAGGCAGGGCATCCCGGTCGGCCTGGTCAATGCCCGGCTCTCCGAGCGCTCGGCAGCGGGATACCGCCGCTTCGCGCCACTGTCCAGGCCAGCCCTGGCGGCGCTGGCCGGCGTGGCCGCCCAGACGCCGGCGGACGCCAGCCGGCTGGCCGCCCTGGGTGCCCCCTCGGTCACGGTATGCGGCAATTTGAAATTCGACGTCACCCCCGACCCGCAGCGCATCGAACTGGGGCGCCAGTGGCGAGCGGCCTTCGGCCAGCGTCCCGTCTGGCTCGCCGCCAGCACCCGGGAGGGCGAAGAAGCCCTGCTCCTGCCCCTGCTGGATCGCCTGCCACCGCAGGCACTGCTCATCCTGGTGCCCCGCCATCCCCAGCGTTTCGACGAAGTCTCCCGCCTGGCGCGGGAGTTGGGTGGTGGCACCGCGCCAGGCCGGCGCAGCGCCGGCCTGCCGGGGCCGGAGACCCGCATCTGGATAGGTGATTCGATGGGCGAAATGGCCGCCTACTACGCGGCGGCGGACCTGGCCTTCGTGGGGGGCAGCCTCTTGCCCCTGGGGGGCCAGAACCTGATCGAGGCTGCCGCCTGCGGATGCCCGGTCCTCATCGGCCCCCACACCTTCAATTTCGCCCAGGCGACGGAAGACGCCATCGCTGCCGGCGCTGCCCGGCGCGTCGCCGACGGGGAAGCCCTGGTTCAGGCTGTCGCCGGCCTCCTGGCCGCGAGGGAAGCGTTGGCGGCCATGCGGGAAGCCTGCGGCCGGTTCAGCGCAAGCCACCGGGGTGCGACCGAACGCACCCTGGCGCTCATCGAACGGTGGCGGGGTCGAGGAGCGCGTTGGCCTGAGCCAGATCGTCCTCGCCCAGCGCCCCCACCGCAGCCTTGAGCTTCAACTGGGCCATGAGGGTGTCGAGAGCCGCCCTGGCAAAGTCGCGGCGGGTCTGATAGACCTGATTTTCGGCGTTGAGGACATCGATGTTGATGCGCACGCCAACCTCGTACCCCAGTTTGTTCGACTCCAGGGCCGACTGGGAGGAGAGCTTGGCCGCCGCCAGGGCCCGCAGTTGCGCGAGGCCATTGACCACCCCGAGGTAGTACTGTCGCGCGGCCAGAATCGAGGCCCGGCGGGCGGCTTCCAGGGCGGCCTGGGCTGCGGCCCGGTTGGCCACGGCCTCGCGATCCCGGGAAAGCACCAGGCCTCCCTGGAAGATGGGGAGGGAAAGCTGCAGGCCGATATTGCGGAAATCCGTCTCCAGGGAATTGGAGGGCACGCCGGAGGTCACCGAGTTGTTGCGCCCCGCGTTGGCCACGACGTCCAGGGTCGGGTAGTGGCCGGCCCGCTGCTTATCCACTTCCAGTGACGCGATTTCGGCATTGGCCTGCTGAATCTGGACGGTGATGCTGCCGCTCTCCGCCGCCTCGACCCACTTGGACATTTCGGCCGGAACCGGGGGCAGGAGCTTCGCCTCGGCCTTCACCTGGGCGAGCGTCCCGGGCTCGCGGCCGATAATGGCCTGCAAGGCGCGGCGACGCACTTCGAGATCGCTCTGGGCACCGATTTCCTGGGCCACGGCCAGGTCGTAGCGCGCTTGCGCTTCGTGCGTATCGGTAATGGTCGAGGTGCCGACCTCGAAATTCTTCTTGGCGGATTCGAGCTGCTGGGCGATGGCGGTCTTGTTGGCTTCCAGGGCGCGAAGATTCTCCTCGGCATAGAGGACGTCGAAGTAGGCCTGGGCCACCCGCAGGATCAAGTCCTGACGCGCCTGCTGCAACTGGGCCTCGGCCAGGGCCGCCTGATACTTGCCCTGACCGTACTGCACCCAGTTCTGCCAGCGGAAGAGCGGCTGGCTGAGGGTGGCGGTGTAACTGTTGCTGTTGTAGCGCGGCTTGACGGTATTGCTGCCCACGCTCAGTTCATTTTCGTTCCACACCGTGGTGCCGGAGAGGGTTAGGCTGGGCAGCAAACCGGCACGCCCCTGGGCAAGCTTTTCGCGCCCGGCGTCGGCGGTGGCGCGGGCGCCGGCATAGGTGGGATCGTTATCCTGGGCCTCGCGATAGACTTGCAGGAGATCCGCCGCAAAGGCCGGACCGGCTGCCAACAGGGCGACGCAGGCCATTCGGCGCAGCAGGGTCATGGGCAGGCTTGGCAACGGACCGCGCTCCGTTTCTTCAGTAACGGCGCATGGCCGGGTCCACGTCCTGGGCCCAGACATCGACACCGCCCTGCAGATTGTGGACACGGCCAAAGCCGTTCTTTTCCAGATAGAGGGCGACCTGCAGGCTGCGGCCACCATGGTGGCAAATCACCACCGTGTCCCGGCCCGGGTCGAGTTCAGCGATGCGGGCGGGAATTTCGCGCATGGGGACCAGACAGGCCCCCTCCAAGTGGCAGATTTCGTACTCCGCGGGTTCCCGCACGTCGAGCAGAAGGGGCGCCGTCCGGGAAGCGTCGGCGAGCCAGTCTGCCAGTTGGCGCGGAGTGACTTGCAGCATCAGAAGCTGAAGCCCGCCGGGGTAGGCGCTTGCAGGGCGGGGATGACGGTCTCGAACAGATTGACCGTGTTGTAGACGCCGCTTGCCGTACAGGTCACCAGTTGCGCCTCCATGACCGGCGCCTCGCCAACCACGGCTGCCAGCCGGCCACCAACGCGCAATTGCTTGAGCAGCGCCTCCGGCAGGGACGCAAGGGCGCCGGAAACGACGATGACGTCGTAGGGACCGCGGTGAGACCAGCCTTCGGCACCGTCCCCGGTCTCGACCGCCACGTTGGCGACGCCGGCCCGCTCCAGGTTACGGCGCGCCTGCTCGGCCAGCTCGGGAACGATTTCCACGCTCACCACATGCTCGGCGCGGGCCGCCAGCAGAGCAGCCATGTAGCCGGACCCGGTGCCGATTTCGAGCACCTTGTCGGTCTTCTTGACTCCCAGTTCCTGCAACAGCCGGGCCTCGACCTTGGGGGCCAGCATGACCTGACCGTGGCCCAGGGGAATTTCCAGGTCGGCGAAGGCCAGCGCCCGATAGGCCCCGGGAGTGAAATCCTCACGCTTGACGACGAAGAGGAGATCGAGGACGGCCGGATCCAGGACTTCCCAGGGCCGGATTTGCTGCTCGATCATGTTGAAGCGTGCTTGTTCGATATTCATGGGGCGCTCCGCAGGCTATATATTAGAACAACCTAATATGGCAGGGGTGACAAAGCGCGATTATAACGCAGGAGCCAGCAGGCCCCCGCGCAGCAATTCCAGGTGGACGTCGAGGTAGGCCCTCGGCTCCTGGGACGCCAGGCGACAATGGGCCAGCGAGTGCCGCCAGATGACGAGCATGAGCATGGGGGCGATGACCACGTCGATGCAGGCGGGGATGTCGAGGCGGCGGAATTCGCCGCAGGCCATCCCCCGCTCCAGGACCGCCGCGAACAGGCGGCGGCCGCGCAGGACCACGTTTTCGTAATAAAACTGGGCGACCTCGGGAAAATTGCGCGCCTCGGCGATCATCAACTTGGGAATGCCCGAATACGGCGTCTCGCCGACCATGGCCCACCAGTTTTCGATCAGGCGGCGCAGGAGATCGCTGGAACTCCCCCTGTGCCCGGCCACCAACCCCTCGAGTTCGGCCAGCGCGGGCACCAGTCCTTCCTGGATCACGGCCTTGAACAGGGCGTCCTTGCCCTCGAAATACAGGTAGAGGGTGCCCTTGGAGACGCCGGCCCGGGCGGCGATGTCTTCGAGCCGAGTGGCGGCGTAACCCTTTTCGACGAACAACTCCAGCGCGGCCGCGGTCAGTTCGCCGGGACGGGCTTCCTTGCGACGTTTGCGAGGGGGGGCGGAGGCGGGCATGGCAGATAATGACCGAAGGGTCATCAACCTACCATCGCCCTTCCGCGAGGGTCAACGGCCTTCCTTGATGAGCCGCCCCCCCAGGGGTTGCACCGGCCGTGCGTTGTGGCGGTAAAGCCGGGAAAAGATGGCCACCTGATCCTGGGACACCTGCACCGGCTGCTTGAGGACCAGCCACAGGACGCCCTCGCTGCACGGCGGCGTGGTGAGGGATCCCATGTAAGTGTAGTAATTGCGGTTTTCCGGCAGCAGGGTGTTGAGGTCGATGGACTGGGCGACGTTCACCTCCTGCTGCCGCTCCAGGGGGAGGTTGTTCCACAGGGTCTGGACGAAGGCGTTTTCGCTGCCTTTCTCCAGGAGCACCGCCACCACCGCCAGCTTGCCGTCGTCGGAGCGATGCACCAGATGGACCACCATGTCGAAGCCCCGGCCGTTGATCTTCTCTTCCGCCGGCTTGTGGAAGTGGAACTGGACCAGTTCGTAACTCTTGCCCCCGAGGCTGATGGCCCCGCCGTACTGAGCCACCTGGATGGTGTGGCCGTTGTCGATGATGCGGAAGGGCGAGGGTTTGTAATCGAACTTGATCGCCTCCAGGTCGACCCGGATGCCTTCCCGGATATCGATGGGCGACTGGCGCTGGCCGGTGGCGCAGAGCGTGTTCTTGGCATCCAGCCTGGCCCAGTTTTCCGGCCCGCCCTCACCGTCGTAGCTCCAGTGGATGTCGTGGTGCGCCGCGCCGCCATGGGCCGCCCGGGGCTCCCGCACCGCCAGCACCCTGGCCGAAGGCTGGGAGGCTGCAGCGTGCGGGGGTTGCGGCGTTGGCTTGGGAGCGGGCGCCGCATGGGCCTCGGGCTTGGGCGCCGCATGCTTTTCGGCTGACTTGGCCGCAGGCGCGGCAGCCGGTTTCGCCGCGCCCTCCTCGCTCGGCCGCAAGGTCGGCTTGGGGGGAAGGATGGACACCGGCCGGGCGGCGGGCTTCTTGGCGCTCTCGGCCGCCTCGGCCTTGGCGACTTCCTTCTTGAGCATTTCCTCGTTGGCCTTTTTCAACTGGCCGGCAGCCTCGTTGGCCTTTTCTGCCACTTCCCGGGCGTCGGGCTTGGGAGGGCGGCACACGTCGCGCAGAACCTTGTCGTCCACCGTTCCGCTGCGCACGGGGAGTTCCGCGGCCTTCTGTTCCTCTTCCCGCACGAGCTCGGTTTCGCTTTTGCG
It includes:
- the waaC gene encoding lipopolysaccharide heptosyltransferase I, encoding MNILLVKTSSLGDVIHNLPVVSDLLRRLPDPVIDWCVEESFAGIPRLHPGVRRIIPVAVRRWRKTPFSPATWREIRAFRERLRSGAYDVVLDTQGLIKSALIARQARGPVCGYCAEAAREPLAARFYDETFAIPKSAHAVDRNRWLAAAAFDYPGDLPLDYGLRPPPFAADWLPPGPYAVLLTATSRDDKLWDEASWKLLGHELAFRGLRAVLPAGNTVERERAARLASGIPDAVAAPSLGLDALAGLLAGARLCVGVDTGLTHLAAAVAVPTVALYTATAPELTGVVGTAFFRNLGGPRLRPTAQTVIDTLAPVLA
- the glmS gene encoding glutamine--fructose-6-phosphate transaminase (isomerizing) — encoded protein: MCGIVAAAAGNNIVPVLIEGLKKLEYRGYDSAGLAVIGASGIDRIRSVGRVAELESLSAATHSATGIAHTRWATHGAPSERNAHPHVSGHIAVVHNGIIENYEALREELAAKGYAFTSDTDTESIAHLVEETLKREPDLFKAVQQATSRLVGAYAIAVIDRRQPGKVVVAREGSPLLLGRSEGGNYAASDASALLQVTRNMVYLENGDIAELTPESVRIVQAGGQPVDRPVTVSQLSADAVELGKFRHYMQKEIFEQPDALANTLEMVGGSKSIQPGIFGAEAADVMAGARSILILACGTSYHSGLTARYWLEAISGVPCTVEIASEYRYRDSVPDADQLVVAISQSGETADTLAALRHAKSLGQLRTLAICNVPESAIVRESALRFITRAGPEIGVASTKAFTTQLAALFLLTLVLAKVRGRLTPEAEASYLDRLRHLPVAVNKVLELEPEIEAWAQKFANKHHALFLGRGRHYPIALEGALKLKEISYIHAEAYPAGELKHGPLALVDREMPVISVAPNDTLLEKLKSNLQEVKARGGELYVFADADSEIPESEGVHILRLPEHYGELSPILHVVPLQLLSYHAALVKGTDVDKPRNLAKSVTVE
- a CDS encoding protein-L-isoaspartate O-methyltransferase — its product is MNIEQARFNMIEQQIRPWEVLDPAVLDLLFVVKREDFTPGAYRALAFADLEIPLGHGQVMLAPKVEARLLQELGVKKTDKVLEIGTGSGYMAALLAARAEHVVSVEIVPELAEQARRNLERAGVANVAVETGDGAEGWSHRGPYDVIVVSGALASLPEALLKQLRVGGRLAAVVGEAPVMEAQLVTCTASGVYNTVNLFETVIPALQAPTPAGFSF
- a CDS encoding carbonic anhydrase family protein; translation: MSRHFVLAWAVLLPAALVAAPTWQVISSEAGKRIEIDRTTIKRDEAGKVTAVGRVVLEKELVDPVSGNPYRIIEATTRYDCASRSAATLKRVLRKSETELVREEEQKAAELPVRSGTVDDKVLRDVCRPPKPDAREVAEKANEAAGQLKKANEEMLKKEVAKAEAAESAKKPAARPVSILPPKPTLRPSEEGAAKPAAAPAAKSAEKHAAPKPEAHAAPAPKPTPQPPHAAASQPSARVLAVREPRAAHGGAAHHDIHWSYDGEGGPENWARLDAKNTLCATGQRQSPIDIREGIRVDLEAIKFDYKPSPFRIIDNGHTIQVAQYGGAISLGGKSYELVQFHFHKPAEEKINGRGFDMVVHLVHRSDDGKLAVVAVLLEKGSENAFVQTLWNNLPLERQQEVNVAQSIDLNTLLPENRNYYTYMGSLTTPPCSEGVLWLVLKQPVQVSQDQVAIFSRLYRHNARPVQPLGGRLIKEGR
- a CDS encoding sulfurtransferase, with amino-acid sequence MLQVTPRQLADWLADASRTAPLLLDVREPAEYEICHLEGACLVPMREIPARIAELDPGRDTVVICHHGGRSLQVALYLEKNGFGRVHNLQGGVDVWAQDVDPAMRRY
- a CDS encoding NAD-dependent epimerase codes for the protein MKILVTGAAGFIGMTTSLRLLARGDEVVGLDNLNDYYEVSLKENRLKRLTGQPGFRFVKLDVADRPGMEKLFAEEKFDKVIHLAAQAGVRYSLQNPHAYVDSNIVGFVNILEGCRHNAVKHLVYASSSSVYGGNTRMPFSEHDSVDHPVSLYAATKKANELMAHTYSHLYGLPTTGLRFFTVYGPWGRPDMALFLFTKAILEGRPIDVFNYGKMQRDFTYVDDIVEGVIRVTDRIAEANPAYVSDEADPATSNVPYRVFNIGNHNPVPLMDFIGAIEEALGRTAEKNLLPLQDGDVPATYADTALLDQWVGFAPATSVKEGVGRFIAWYRDYYKV
- a CDS encoding TetR/AcrR family transcriptional regulator, with the protein product MPASAPPRKRRKEARPGELTAAALELFVEKGYAATRLEDIAARAGVSKGTLYLYFEGKDALFKAVIQEGLVPALAELEGLVAGHRGSSSDLLRRLIENWWAMVGETPYSGIPKLMIAEARNFPEVAQFYYENVVLRGRRLFAAVLERGMACGEFRRLDIPACIDVVIAPMLMLVIWRHSLAHCRLASQEPRAYLDVHLELLRGGLLAPAL
- a CDS encoding TolC family outer membrane protein, whose translation is MTLLRRMACVALLAAGPAFAADLLQVYREAQDNDPTYAGARATADAGREKLAQGRAGLLPSLTLSGTTVWNENELSVGSNTVKPRYNSNSYTATLSQPLFRWQNWVQYGQGKYQAALAEAQLQQARQDLILRVAQAYFDVLYAEENLRALEANKTAIAQQLESAKKNFEVGTSTITDTHEAQARYDLAVAQEIGAQSDLEVRRRALQAIIGREPGTLAQVKAEAKLLPPVPAEMSKWVEAAESGSITVQIQQANAEIASLEVDKQRAGHYPTLDVVANAGRNNSVTSGVPSNSLETDFRNIGLQLSLPIFQGGLVLSRDREAVANRAAAQAALEAARRASILAARQYYLGVVNGLAQLRALAAAKLSSQSALESNKLGYEVGVRINIDVLNAENQVYQTRRDFARAALDTLMAQLKLKAAVGALGEDDLAQANALLDPATVR
- the waaA gene encoding lipid IV(A) 3-deoxy-D-manno-octulosonic acid transferase, with product MARLVCLLLWLASPLVWLRLLWRSRRQPEYRLAVGERWGFYPRRGERPLLWVHAVSVGETRAAQPLVEALLAAHPDHDLLLTAMTPTGRATGRELFGDRVLQAFLPYDYPGAVRRFLKHYSPRLGILMETEIWPNLLAEAHRQGIPVGLVNARLSERSAAGYRRFAPLSRPALAALAGVAAQTPADASRLAALGAPSVTVCGNLKFDVTPDPQRIELGRQWRAAFGQRPVWLAASTREGEEALLLPLLDRLPPQALLILVPRHPQRFDEVSRLARELGGGTAPGRRSAGLPGPETRIWIGDSMGEMAAYYAAADLAFVGGSLLPLGGQNLIEAAACGCPVLIGPHTFNFAQATEDAIAAGAARRVADGEALVQAVAGLLAAREALAAMREACGRFSASHRGATERTLALIERWRGRGARWPEPDRPRPAPPPQP